CTAATGTGAATGACATCTTAGTAACTATTTAAAATTGTATTCTTAGTAATTTTTTTGGCATAAGCTATATTTAGTCTAATGTTATTGGTtataattttgaataattattctaccaaaaagaaaaaagaatttgATGAATAATTAGAATACTCTTTTTAAGTTTGAaggttttttattataaattttagaatttaaataaaaatattaggcatgtttaaaatatgaatcaagtatgaattttaatattcaaagcacaaagttcattttaaatttataatatgttgattttctattatttatacattaccatatataatttaattatattgtaagtaaaaaaaattaaatatattgtaCTATAATGTTAGGTTAAGttatttatatttcaaaatttaacgaaagaaaaatatataactGTAATAAAAGAAAACTGTATATACAAATATTATTAagtataattaaaattaacatatattattaaaaatagttttaatgaaaggatttaaaaggattTGGGTtagttatttataaatattaatagatttagacaaaatttgaatgtCACATTATATTTTGAGTGAGACTTGGCTTGAGCAACTAAGGGCAAAGCCAAGGGATGGCAAGGGTCTTGACCtccttaaaaatgaaaatttttacttTCGTcctttaatttttacaaaattttaatttagttaaaGATAAAACTATATTTTGTCtcctttaaaatgataaaattttgatttaatattttaaaaataaaattatacaacTTAATTTGAGcgaaataaaattttcaacttcCCCTATAtgcaattatatttaaaattgattAAGACTAGTTAAACCCATAAACGCTCCTTTTTCACAAAAAAGTATAATATTTgagattataaattatttttttcagaATTAGCATAACTCAAACTCATACTGGACCATAAACACCTTAATCATTTTCCAACATATAACTTTGTTTTAAACAATAAACACACTACTGCTAGGATTAAAAAGTTGATAAtgttagaatttataaaataaatctacaatataacttaataaaccaggatctgtcatgtcaaattatattaagaataaatcaagaacaaaactagatgcgaaAGCGTACTTGAATCCATGGATTTCTTGAAACTTTCTGgaacttggggatttgatcttccaaattagcacacaagaaactCAGAGAATATCTGCTATTTCTTTCCTAATTATGGGATATTaaaaaagatatcttgtgtataatttggggaccataaccctaatatttataaccttagcatattagttctaatcaaattctaattagcccatcattaattagaatttgattagaagagtatctacacatatttgacccatactttatttatttaataattaaaagcccaataaaattctaaccaaattagatcacttttaatttgggctaacctatcatggtagtaaataataacatgtaattatccttattatatatgtgatgtccaaattttccaacaatctcccacttggaccacatatatatactaattactttataattacatgtcattatataaccttatgagctcaaaatttttactatcatatccaaaaggcattccgtacaatctcgtccattaattatgttaacatagaaccaaggcaACTTTCGTTAAAAATATCataactaaatccatccatgatcacgtatattaacacaaccaaatgacatagatcaagtatggatgtgtagcatggaaattacatgcaatatgatctaaacatgtctatttccaactggtccttccttaaacttaagtgaggtcaatttcaaaataataaacagAGTGAATAAACTGAATACTTTATTTCTGATCAGAAAATAACTAAATACATAAATGTCTGAAATATAAACTCCCACTAAATCATGATATCCTCAAACAATGTAACACCCATGTAAGCAGTGTGCTCATGAAAGACCTTGAGTGGTAAACCTTTTGTGAGCGGATCCGCTATCATGGAGTTTGCCCCAATGTGCTCTATGGAGATTTGACCATTTTGCACTCTTTCTTTTACAACTAGAAACTTTATGTCAATATGCTTTGACTTGGATGAACTCCTGTTGTTATTGGAATACAGCACTGCTGACTTATTGTCACAAAATAATTTGAGTGGTCTTTTTACATTCTCCAAAATGCGCAGCCTTGTGACAAAGTTCCGCAACCGTATTCCATGGTTTGATGCCTCATAGCATGCTACAAACTCTGCTGCCATAGTGGACGAAGCTACAAGTGTCTGTTTGACACTTTTCCAAGATATAGCTCCTCCGACTAACAGGTAAATATAGCCTGATGTAGATTTCCTACTATATTGGCATCTAGcgaaatcagaatcagaataccCTATGACCTCCAAAAGATTTGATCTCTTATAATTaagcatgtaatcttttgttctctgaaGATATCTCATAACCCTTTTGACTGCTATCCAATGGTCTATAACAGGGTTGCTTaaatatctgcctaacatccCAACAATGTACGCAATGTCCGGACGCGTACATACTTGAGCATACACTAAACTCCCAACAGCTGATGCATAGGGAATCTTTTGCATTTCATGAATTTCAAGGTTACTTTTAGGGATTGAGTAAGACTAAATTTGTCTCCTTTAGCGACAGGGGTGTCACCTGGTCGACAGTTTTGCATGCCAAACCTTTTGAGTACTTTATCAATATAGCTCTTTTGTGATAATCCAAGAATACCTCGAGATCGATCTCGATGTATCTGAATTCCTAAAACAAAAGAGGCAtccccaagatctttcatctcaaaatgcTTGGATAAAAATCTCTTGGTTTCGTGCAATAAGCCTAAATCATTAGTGGCAAACAAAATGCCATCAACATATAGAACCAGAAATATGTACTTACTCCCATTGAATTTGTGATACACACAATCATCAACAATATTCATTTCAAAACCGAACGAAATAATTATTTGATCAAACTTGTGGTACCATTGACGGGAAGCTTGTTTGAGTCCATAGATGGATTTTGTCAATTTGCAAACCATATTCTTTGAGTCTTTCGACTCAAAATTTTCTGGTTGCACCATATAAATTGTTTCTTCAATGTCGCTATTAAGAAACACAGTCTTAACATCCATCTAATGTAACTCAAGATCAAAATGAGCAACAAGTGCCATGATTATCCTAAAGGAGTCTTTTGATGAAACTGGAGAGAATGTCTCTGTAAAATCAATGCCTTCTTTCTGAGTATATCCTTTAGCTATAAGACGTGCCTTATACTTTTCCACATTACCATTTGCATCCCTCTTGGTTTTAAATAACCATTTACAACAAATCGGTTTTGCACCTTCAGGTAATGGGACAAGTTCCCAAACTTTATTGTCTTACATAGATTTATACTCATCTTTCATGGCATCAATCCACTTTTGAGAATTAGAACTTTTCATGGCCTGATGAAAGTTGATCGGATCATCTTCCATCATTCCATTATCATCCTCATGTTCTTGGAGAAATACAATATAATCATCTGGAATAGCATTTCTCCTTTCTCTTGTAGACCTCCTTAATGGCActtgttcttgaggttgttgagtttgttcttctggaacaattacctcattttgaatgaggagttgttcaacattgtcttgtagaggttctagattcacttcttgatcaatgataggtataAGAACTTgaacatcatcaaaagtgatagtaggaattgagttagaatccaattcctcctcaaaagcaatgtctctaaTCTTATTTCTCCCCCTaaactcaacatcctcaaaaaaTGTTGCAGTTCCTGTCTAAAAAATATTCTTTATTATGGGATC
The Gossypium arboreum isolate Shixiya-1 chromosome 10, ASM2569848v2, whole genome shotgun sequence genome window above contains:
- the LOC128281804 gene encoding secreted RxLR effector protein 161-like, yielding MQKIPYASAVGSLVYAQVCTRPDIAYIVGMLGRYLSNPVIDHWIAVKRVMRYLQRTKDYMLNYKRSNLLEVIGYSDSDFARCQYSRKSTSGYIYLLVGGAISWKSVKQTLVASSTMAAEFVACYEASNHGIRLRNFVTRLRILENVKRPLKLFCDNKSAVLYSNNNRSSSKSKHIDIKFLVVKERVQNGQISIEHIGANSMIADPLTKGLPLKVFHEHTAYMGVTLFEDIMI